AGAAGAACACGATCTCGGCGAGCTGCCCCCGATAAAGAGGATTGCCGTAATATCATCTTCGACTGCTGCAGGACTCGGTGACTTCTTCTCGAATCTTTCTATTGAATCTCCTTACAAACCCGTTGTTCATCTTTTTGAGTCATATATGCAGGGCAACCGAACCGTCCCTGGAGTTCTTTCCGCTCTGAAGAAGATCGCATCCTGTCCGGTGAAATACGACGTAGTTGTCCTGACTAGAGGTGGCGGCTCTGCGAGCGACTTGATGTACTTTGATAGTCTCGATCTGGGAACTGCAATTTCGGACTTCAACAAGAAGTACTGCCCTGTGCTCAGCGCTATCGGTCACGAAAGAGACTTCACGATTCCGGACTTTGTCGCATGGAAGAGATTCGACACCCCGACGGCAGTAGCTAGAGGGATAAGCGAGCAAGTCGTTGAATATGTATCCTCCTTGGGAGAATTCGCAGATCTTCTGGACGAAGAGATAAACTGGTTATTCCAAAAAGCCTGGAGCGAGACCGATCCCGAAAGGCTAAGGATTATGTCGGACAGGATAGAAGACAATATGGATCGCACTGAGCATTTCTTTGAGGACGGAATTAGGGTTCTGTCAGGTACCATCCTTCACAGGATCGTTAAAGCAGTGAACGAACTTGGATCCTTCAATCCCAGCAGATATCTTCTCTCAATTGAGCGCGCGATGAACGAAATATCAGCAGTTACAGATGGCCTGATGAATCGGGCAGAGACAACCATCCAAAGAAGTCTCCACCACAGCGAAAGTCAATTAGACTATGAGGGATTGAGAAATCAGCTAGACAGACACCTAATGAACGCAAATGGACAGGTCGAGCTTCTCGACAAGGGAATACTTAGACTGTTCGATGACACAATCAACGAGTCAGGTAACGACCTCGACAACCTCTTCAACGAACTAACTCTGCATGGGGGATATGCTGCCTCGCTCCTTTTTGGTGGTGTGGTCTTGAAGAAAGCCGACAGAATTATTAACAGTGTCAGGTTAGTCTCGCCCGGGGACGAAGTTGACTGCATTTTCAAAGATGGTGAAGCAAAAGCTACCATAGATGAAGTGAAATCGGAGGTATGACATGGATGAAAAGACTCTGGAATCAATTCTGAAATTGAAAGAAGATCAGATAAACTCGATGGACTTCAAGAAGCTTCTTGGATACATTAGAGCAATTGATGAGTATTTCCGAAGCAACTCTCAGATCGATGTTGAAATCGCGCTTAAAGCTTACCAGAAGGCGATTCAGCTACTTACAGCAGCCAGGTTACGTTTGATCACCCTCAAAAAAGAAAAGGAGCAGCTTGACCAACAGTACTCTAGTTTTCTGAATTCCATTGAAGCGGAAGAGGTTCTAGAAGAACCTCAAGAGACGTCCACAGAAGGCGAAGATGGAAAACTTCCATTCTGAGAGCCTTCTGCGCGAAATCGCCCTCAAGAACCGCAGCTCTTGTCGTTTCTACAGAGCGGACATCGGCGATTCAGAGAGAATAATCGAATACATCAATTCAGTAGCCGCCGAGTCAGACTACCTAAGCTTTGGAAGAGGCGAGTTAACCATGGGCAGTGAGGATGAAAGACGTGTCATAAGTTCTTTCAATGAGAGAAGCAACTGTCTGATGGCTGTTGCCAAATGTGATCAAAGCATAGTAGGCCTTATCACGATGCAAGGTGGCTCGAGAAAGAGGGTATACCACTGGGCAGAAATAGCTCTTTCCGTGTCAAAAAAGTACTGGGGAATGGGAATTGGAAAAGCACTCGTTGGACTTGCAATTGAACATGCCGAAAAGAACGGGATAACTAGGATCGGTCTCAAAGTCCGTACCGATAACGCTCGGGCTATAACTCTCTACAGAAAGATGGGCTTCGAAAACGAGGGAAGACTCAAGAGATTCATGAAAGTCAACGATCAATATTTCGATTTCTACCAAATGGGACGAGACGTTTGACTATTTCCTTCTGAAAAGAACGAGCAAACCAAAGACAATAAGAACCGCACCGACTACTATCATTGTCCACTGGGAAAGCGATGACGGGATCAGCGCGATCACACCCACGGCAGTCAATATCGCAATTGGGATCAACAAACCGAAATTCCTTCTTCCATCTGCAAGATAGAGCTGCAGCAATCCAAAGGCAGGAGCAAGAACGAAGAGACCCCAACCTCCTTGAGAATAGAAACCAGGAAAGACTACTCCAAGAGTGAGCGCAAGGGCAACGACCAGAAGAATTCCTCCGGGAACAAGCAGGCCGTTGATCCGATTCTTAAAAGCGTTGTACTCCATAATTATGCCCGGGAGCCAGATGAACAAAAGCCAGAAGTTCGACAGGACTGCCGGCACGAAAATGATCACCAATCCAAGCGCAATGACGATCAAACCCAGAAAGATCTGAGACAGTCCACTATCCTTCTTTACATTCTCTTCTTCCATACGAAGACCTCCCTCACCAAATCATCTCACAAATATATTACCTGATAATCCTTGGTGTTACACCTCTGCAATTCAAGAGTCACAGAAGCGTTTGATTTCAGGTTGAGATCACGCCGAGTAGCTGATAGAGCGCAAAAACAGGCAGGAATACGAACACAAGCGACACCAAACTGAACGATGAGATGAAAAGCTCCCTCAGAAAGGTTCACGGTCAAGAAGAGCAAATCAGATTCCAGAGCATCTTGACAAACTATGGTCCACTCTCAAGACTAAACTCCCAACCCCGGAGGAGTACGTCTAGACTCTCTACCGACATATCGCTTAGGCAAAACGGGGCGTTGCTGTTACACGCCCCGTGCAAATCTCCCTCTACGAAGGCCCGCTTTAGATCCTAAATTTCGGCCGAAACTCCTCCTCGAAAGGCGCAAAGGCCTTCTTACTCTGGAGGTAACCCAGTACAATTTCCTTGAAGTTTGGGAATCTGCCTACCTCTTGATCGCTCCGAACTAGCGTTTCCTCTCCCGTAACACCTATAATCTCTCCAGAAGGTATTGCCTGCCCCTTGGGGATTATACGGTGGGCCTCTTTGGCTCCATCTATGGTGTCTGAATAGAGCACTTTCCCCTCGAGTATTACCGCAAAAGAACCGGCAATCTCCTCAAGATCGTAGATTTCATGAGAGGATATTATCATCGTTTTGTTCTCCTGTAGAACGTAATCTCTCAGCACACCCATCACTTCCTGTCTTATCACAGGGTCAAGACTTTGAGTGGGTTCATCGAGGATAAGCAGATCTGCTCCACTGGCAACCGTAAGGGCAATATGGAAAAGAGTTTTCATACCCATCGAATAAGTCTCAACTCTCTCGTTAAGATCGAATTTGTAGTGTACAGCGAAACTGGCGAAAACCTTCTCCTGCCAGCCAGGATAGAGCATTCTCCACATTCTGAGATAATCTTCTCCCAAAAACCTCCTGAAGGTCAGACGATCCTCCGTCATAACTGCTATCTTCTCCTTAATACGAGGGGTAACCTTCTCTCCAAAAACGGCAACTTTTCCACCTTCCGGCGCGATTTCTCCGAATATGCACCTAAGAGTTGTGGTCTTTCCTGCGCCATTTGGTCCGACTATCGCAAAGATGTCTCCCTGTTCTACGTTGAACGAGATATCGTTCAGAACGGGCTTCAACGAGAATGATTTTCTAAGTTTATCTACAGAGACTATCATTTCTGCACTCCTTTCTTGACGAATAGATAATTCGCAATTAACAACACACCAAGCGAAACTGCTCCACTTATCCAAACGTTGCCTTGGTGTGACGGGCTGGCATAGAAGTATGGATTGTTGAACCTGTTTCCGATACCTCCTACTATTAGGTCGGCTATAAGCACGAGAAATGGAATCCCGAAGTTGTCTAGACCGGCCGTCACACTTATCATTGAAACCGCGTAATAAGCAGTAGAAAAACTTATGGAACCGATCACCATTGAAAGCCAGTAAACATTCATCGATGAGATTAGGTGAGCACCGAACAACGCCATCCCAATCACCTGTGTCACAACACTCAACGCAATGAGAAAGAGATACGATATCCAGAATAGCTCCTGTCTCGAGTAAGGAAGAGCCAGCAGAGAGCCCAGCCTCTTATGCTGAATATCTGATGGGAGAAGACTCGTGGCTAGCAGAAAGAGAAATATCATCCTCACCGGATAGAAGGGGATCAACAATCCAAGGGAAAAGACGGCTATCCTCCCGGCCTTTTCACTGAACTCCTTCATGAAATAAGCTTCAATCTTTTCAGTCATTCTTCCATACCTCCTCTAGCAAAACCTTCGCCATCTGCAGATCTATAGCATTTTTCTTCAATTCCTTTACAGTATCAGAAATCGTGTTCATAACTTCTCTGTTTATCGAATGTGCCATCTTCACAAAATAGCCTACCCCATGTTCTGCCTCCACTAACCCTTCGAACTGCAGCCTTTCGAGTGATCTGATTACTGTGTTCATATTCACTCCGAACATCTCGGCCATCTCCCTTACCGGGGGCAACTGGTCGCCGTTTTCCAGACGTCCGAGCATTATCTCCCTTTTGACTATGTTCATAATTTGCATGTAGGCCGGAACGCCATCGTGTTTATCGATTTTTCCAAACATTACATCACTTCTTTCAATACTTCTCAGTAACGACGCTCACCCTGCCAGAGGTAATCAATTCAAAGCCACCACTATCGGTGGGCATCATTAGATTGAGCGATCCCCCGATACCCGACACGTTCACATGCCGGCTCCCAATCCACGAATCGCTGAATTTTATTCTACCGTTCACCACGGTTCCATGAATCGAAAGGTTCTCGATTTTCGACGCCTCCATAGAGAAGGCCAGTGATACCCCGTTCTGGACAGAGAACTTCTCGGCTTCTACACTTCCCACAAAGGACAGCGATGTCGCTCTCTCTATTGTAATTTCTGGAGCTCTTAGAGTTCCCGTTATTGAAAGAGATGTTCCCTCAATCGAAATAGCCTTGCTTGCCAAAACTTCTCCATTGATCTCTCCTGAGGTAGTCTCGATTCTCATGTCGTCAACATTCACTCTATCGCTCAGCCTCAAGAAAACCGTATCAAACTCCAATCTCTCGATTTTTGAAAGTGTCCCCACTGTTATATGGGCCGTTGAGTTTTCCATATCATTGGGCATCGAGATCTCCAGTTTTCCTCCGTAGCTCTTGACATTTAGCTCAGAGGGGATAAATATCCTATCTGAGTTTTCGTCGAAACTAATCTCAAAACCGAGTCCCTTGACTATGATTTCTTTTGCTCCATCCACGTACTTATCAGGCATATAAGTCTTATGATTTGAGTTCTTCCTGACATATCTGCTTTCGTTATCTCCATAGTATTCATAACCATCGTTCTCAATCCAGTTGAACCATTGAAGAATCGATGGCGAGTCTATGAAACCTAGAGGCCAGTTGAGGAAACTCGATCCGATTCCATTTATAACGGTCAGGGCAACCACGGGAATAACTAGAAACATCACCCCGAGAGTTATAAGCAACCATTTGAACTTCTTCAGACTTAGTGCGATCACCACAATTCCAGCGATCGCAAGGAGAATCTTGACCGCTACGAAAGGTATCAGTAACGCAAATAAACCAAGCCCTCCCGCAACAACCAGCTTAATGATCGAAGGATATTTCTTATTCACCTGCACACCTCCATATTCCTATAGTGTTCTATTCAATTAGAACACTGGTTATGTATATTGTCAAGTACTACTTCGAAAGACTTTTTTATAATTTCTTCTCCCATGGACTACCTTTGAATCAGCAAGGAGTTACATAGATTCGTTCCAGAAACGTGGTTCGGGGTCGGAGGTTGGGGGTTGGTCAGGAGCAAATAATTACTTGAGAGTTCCAAGTTGTTAGTTGCATGAACCGAGGACCGGGGTAGGGGATTACGGGTTGGGGTTTCGAAAGAGAAGCAAATCAGTTGCAGAATGAATTACATGAACAAGAAACAATACTGAGGGGGACAGACAACGATAAACCTGTCTGTCCCCAACTTTTGTCGCACGAGAAGATCGAGATTCTGACTAGGAGCATTGTCAGAATGACGACATGCGGTGTTTCTGAATGAACAAAAGCCGTCATCCCGGACTTGATCCGGGATCTGGGCTTTGAGAACGATCGGGGTTGGCGTTAGCAGGTTGGAGTTTGAAAGAGCAAATCAAGATCGGTTCACCGTTGAACGGTTCTCCGTTCTCCGAAAAGAACCTGTTCTTCGTTCCAGAGCGAGGATCTGTTCTTCGTTCTTGGTCAAGCCCATGATTAGAGAGAGTTTAGACTCAACCGGTCACGAAGAACGTCCCTGATCGGTTAACTCTCTTCTGGTTCTCTAGCTTGCAACTGATCTCCACAGCTTAAAGCAGCTTCTAGATGCGAGATCCAGTGCAGACCCCCTGAACAGGAGCACTTCAGGGCAGGCGCTACGCGATGACAATTTAAGATGACTGTGCAGTTCTCTTGTAGGGGCGAACGGCCGTTCGCCCGAAAAAGGTCCTGGTTGGAATTTCTGCCTTTTACGCGAAAAATGGGACAGACATGAGGAGAATTGTCAGTCCCTATTTCCGCTCTCATCTTCTCGTGAGCGAAGCGAACGTCTCCGACGTGCTCTTTCTCGGTTTTTACAGCGACCAGCAGAGTTTCGTTCTTAAGCGTTCAGCAACTCCTAGCCCGCGAAGCGGAACTGGCCACCGAAGGTGACTGGCCTCTGCCGTAGGCAGAGACTGGTCAGGCGGAGCCTGACTGGCCTGCGCAGCAGCATCACTTCTGCCCTTAATCTCGGAGAACGGAGAACCGCTGACGGTTGACCCGAGACTTTTCCTGAGAAGCAGCATCTCTCTCGAAATTCTTCTCATTTCTGATTGAATTTGCAGGTTCTCTATTATGCTAAACTTATTTATATAGCTAAGGAGGGGGAGTTCTTATGATTACTAGAAAGGAAGGCAGGGCCTTCTTAAGCAACAAGGTCTGGGAAGAGACTGATAGGGAAGTTCGTAAGACAGATCAGATGGAGGGAAAGCCTCAGCCTCCACTGGAAAAGAGCACTGAGGGATTTGATCTCATAAAGCTCCCCGATCCCAACGCCACTAATCTACTTATGAAAGATTTAAGAGAAGTCATCTTCTCGAGGGAGAGCAGGAGGGTTTACTCGGATGAGAAGATATCCCTTGAATCTCTTTCATTTCTTCTCTGGTCTTCGCAGGGGGTAAAAGGAGTATTGAAGAACAACTACGCGACGCTGAGAACTGTTCCATCTGCAGGCGCGCGACATCCATTCGAGACATACATCTTCGTTAGATTGGTAAAAGGATTGAAGAAGGGTTTGTATCGTTACGTTGCTCTTTCACATTCTCTGATTCTTCTGAAGGAAGGAGACTTCGCAAACGAAGTCGCCCTTGCCGCTTTAGGTCAGAAGTTTGTTGGACATTGCGCTGTCACTTTCGTTT
This Mesotoga sp. BH458_6_3_2_1 DNA region includes the following protein-coding sequences:
- a CDS encoding exodeoxyribonuclease VII large subunit, with protein sequence MEEATLEFKDLENMLEHIKSVLTSVGLNNLRVKFPADVTNINVRGSYVYISVSQDYEERGTKRRIDLSMISGKPAFARMGRQLALKNSSDLMGKKWLFEGTLSFYKPRASFSIWIDTIAPVGESDITARRREIYLALKARNALRIEEHDLGELPPIKRIAVISSSTAAGLGDFFSNLSIESPYKPVVHLFESYMQGNRTVPGVLSALKKIASCPVKYDVVVLTRGGGSASDLMYFDSLDLGTAISDFNKKYCPVLSAIGHERDFTIPDFVAWKRFDTPTAVARGISEQVVEYVSSLGEFADLLDEEINWLFQKAWSETDPERLRIMSDRIEDNMDRTEHFFEDGIRVLSGTILHRIVKAVNELGSFNPSRYLLSIERAMNEISAVTDGLMNRAETTIQRSLHHSESQLDYEGLRNQLDRHLMNANGQVELLDKGILRLFDDTINESGNDLDNLFNELTLHGGYAASLLFGGVVLKKADRIINSVRLVSPGDEVDCIFKDGEAKATIDEVKSEV
- a CDS encoding GNAT family N-acetyltransferase, whose amino-acid sequence is MENFHSESLLREIALKNRSSCRFYRADIGDSERIIEYINSVAAESDYLSFGRGELTMGSEDERRVISSFNERSNCLMAVAKCDQSIVGLITMQGGSRKRVYHWAEIALSVSKKYWGMGIGKALVGLAIEHAEKNGITRIGLKVRTDNARAITLYRKMGFENEGRLKRFMKVNDQYFDFYQMGRDV
- a CDS encoding ABC transporter ATP-binding protein, which codes for MIVSVDKLRKSFSLKPVLNDISFNVEQGDIFAIVGPNGAGKTTTLRCIFGEIAPEGGKVAVFGEKVTPRIKEKIAVMTEDRLTFRRFLGEDYLRMWRMLYPGWQEKVFASFAVHYKFDLNERVETYSMGMKTLFHIALTVASGADLLILDEPTQSLDPVIRQEVMGVLRDYVLQENKTMIISSHEIYDLEEIAGSFAVILEGKVLYSDTIDGAKEAHRIIPKGQAIPSGEIIGVTGEETLVRSDQEVGRFPNFKEIVLGYLQSKKAFAPFEEEFRPKFRI
- a CDS encoding GntR family transcriptional regulator yields the protein MFGKIDKHDGVPAYMQIMNIVKREIMLGRLENGDQLPPVREMAEMFGVNMNTVIRSLERLQFEGLVEAEHGVGYFVKMAHSINREVMNTISDTVKELKKNAIDLQMAKVLLEEVWKND
- a CDS encoding SagB/ThcOx family dehydrogenase; this encodes MITRKEGRAFLSNKVWEETDREVRKTDQMEGKPQPPLEKSTEGFDLIKLPDPNATNLLMKDLREVIFSRESRRVYSDEKISLESLSFLLWSSQGVKGVLKNNYATLRTVPSAGARHPFETYIFVRLVKGLKKGLYRYVALSHSLILLKEGDFANEVALAALGQKFVGHCAVTFVWSVIPYRTEWRYDLTSYKPILLDAGHICQNLYLACEALNLGTCAIAAYDQTRIDKLIGLDGSDEFAIYMAPVGKPKRY